In Fluviispira sanaruensis, a genomic segment contains:
- a CDS encoding peroxiredoxin yields the protein MSRILSISQPFPRFSVPAVVSLEQGKEFITLNNDSIKGKWSVFFFWPLDFTFVCPTEIAEFNKAIKQFHDRDCELYGASTDSQYVHLAWRKHHEDLKNLEIAMLADNKKELSEALGILHPVEKVPFRATFIVDPEGIIRWVSVNDLSVGRNVKEVIRVLDALQTDELCPCNWEKGQATLN from the coding sequence ATGTCAAGAATTCTTAGCATCTCACAACCTTTCCCACGCTTTTCTGTACCTGCAGTTGTTTCTTTAGAACAAGGTAAAGAATTTATCACTTTAAACAACGACAGCATAAAAGGTAAATGGTCTGTTTTTTTCTTTTGGCCTCTCGATTTCACCTTTGTTTGTCCCACTGAGATTGCTGAATTTAACAAAGCAATAAAACAATTTCACGACCGTGACTGTGAACTTTACGGAGCCAGTACCGACAGTCAATATGTGCATTTAGCATGGCGCAAACACCACGAAGATCTCAAAAACCTTGAAATAGCTATGCTTGCTGATAATAAAAAAGAGCTTAGCGAAGCACTTGGCATTTTGCATCCAGTTGAAAAGGTACCATTTAGAGCGACTTTTATTGTTGATCCAGAAGGAATTATCCGTTGGGTTTCTGTCAATGACCTTTCCGTTGGAAGAAATGTAAAAGAAGTTATTCGAGTCTTAGATGCTTTGCAAACAGATGAACTTTGTCCATGTAATTGGGAAAAAGGTCAAGCAACACTCAATTAG
- a CDS encoding DDE-type integrase/transposase/recombinase: MATKERIDKQHRYPWPVIETAVQLYFHENMTYRSVSEKMLAHGVEVSHKTVYEWVQKFGNNVDQKSRKRIPSYEIEESYVKCNGEWKYMYRANDRQSATLSICMREKRNMAAAKSFFKKSLDSL, from the coding sequence ATGGCAACTAAAGAAAGAATTGACAAACAACACCGTTATCCATGGCCTGTGATTGAAACGGCTGTGCAATTATATTTTCATGAGAATATGACTTATCGTTCTGTTTCTGAAAAAATGCTTGCGCATGGTGTTGAAGTATCTCATAAAACTGTATACGAATGGGTTCAAAAATTTGGCAATAATGTGGATCAAAAGTCTCGTAAACGGATTCCGAGCTATGAAATTGAAGAATCATATGTAAAATGCAACGGTGAATGGAAGTATATGTACCGTGCAAATGATCGCCAAAGTGCAACTTTAAGTATTTGCATGCGTGAAAAAAGAAATATGGCAGCTGCTAAGTCATTTTTCAAAAAATCCTTGGATAGTCTCTAA